Proteins encoded by one window of Micromonospora coxensis:
- a CDS encoding alpha/beta fold hydrolase translates to MIRAGADRRALVFGATGFLGRWLIVELTAQGIPVTAAVRGADSADRLSGWLGRHGVTGDVASVVVDFASEDLGLAADSAALRGVTEIYNLAGAFRFGMSVDEAVRGNVASARRIVLLAARLPGSPRLVHVSGYRVSSHGARPAARSAEAYARLGAYEASKIEADGVVRTTATNLGVPVTIINPATVSGVGATGESDQLIGLAANLRELWHGRLAALPGDGDTFVPVVTVDHLARFMALVPTVPEAVGQSYWVLDDDTPPLPDLLQAVAAHYQVPVPRLRIPVRLVKRLPSRLTKADPETLSFLSSDRYPTAPAHELAAAHGLTQPETLPSILRWADHLAAHRFGRSRGGPGRGFASYAGVHTFGLGDAAGRTLVLPGLPVNADTWADTVDAMPEPARVLDLPGLGMSAGDERRWAPWLAAVTEGRDGLHLVGHSVGAAAAVEFASAHPERVDRLTLVAPAFLQPAPSLPTRLVPLTAAYLRFVTASALSRTLLGSEEFADALESSVVDLRRPGVARRIARLLARGARRRTRRALRQRLLAFTGEVHLVVGEHDPLSPEALAALGDRHRVTTIPGAGHHPQLTHPGELADAIGTTVASSLRAG, encoded by the coding sequence GTGATCCGGGCCGGAGCCGATCGGCGCGCTCTGGTGTTCGGCGCGACCGGGTTCCTCGGCCGCTGGCTGATCGTCGAGTTGACCGCCCAGGGCATCCCGGTGACCGCCGCGGTGCGCGGCGCCGACTCGGCCGACCGGCTGAGTGGATGGCTGGGCCGCCACGGCGTCACCGGCGACGTCGCGTCGGTCGTGGTCGACTTCGCCTCCGAGGACCTCGGGCTCGCGGCCGACTCAGCCGCGCTGCGCGGCGTCACGGAGATCTACAACCTCGCGGGCGCGTTCCGGTTCGGGATGTCGGTGGACGAGGCGGTCCGGGGCAACGTGGCCAGCGCCCGGCGCATCGTCCTGCTGGCCGCGCGCCTGCCCGGGTCGCCCCGGCTGGTCCACGTCTCCGGGTACCGCGTCAGCAGCCACGGCGCCCGGCCGGCAGCGCGCTCGGCCGAGGCGTACGCCCGACTCGGCGCCTACGAGGCCTCGAAGATCGAGGCCGACGGCGTCGTGCGGACGACCGCCACGAACCTCGGCGTGCCGGTCACGATCATCAACCCCGCCACGGTGTCCGGTGTCGGCGCGACGGGCGAGTCCGATCAACTGATCGGCCTGGCGGCGAACCTGCGGGAGCTCTGGCACGGCAGGCTCGCCGCGCTCCCGGGCGACGGCGACACCTTCGTGCCCGTCGTCACCGTCGACCATCTCGCGCGGTTCATGGCGCTGGTGCCGACGGTGCCCGAGGCCGTCGGGCAGTCCTACTGGGTGCTGGACGACGACACGCCCCCGCTGCCGGACCTGCTCCAGGCGGTCGCCGCGCACTACCAGGTCCCCGTGCCACGCCTGCGGATCCCCGTCCGCCTGGTGAAGCGGCTGCCGAGCCGGCTGACGAAGGCCGATCCCGAGACGCTGAGCTTCCTGTCGTCCGATCGCTACCCGACGGCGCCGGCACACGAGCTGGCCGCCGCCCACGGGCTCACCCAGCCGGAGACGCTGCCGTCGATCCTGCGCTGGGCCGACCACCTCGCCGCGCACCGGTTCGGTCGGTCACGCGGCGGGCCGGGCCGGGGGTTCGCGTCGTACGCCGGCGTGCACACGTTCGGCCTCGGCGACGCCGCCGGACGCACCCTGGTCCTGCCGGGGCTCCCGGTCAATGCCGACACCTGGGCCGACACCGTGGACGCCATGCCCGAGCCGGCCCGGGTGCTCGATCTGCCGGGCCTGGGCATGAGCGCCGGCGACGAGCGCCGATGGGCCCCCTGGCTGGCCGCCGTGACCGAGGGGCGGGACGGCCTGCACCTCGTCGGGCACTCCGTCGGCGCCGCGGCCGCCGTCGAGTTCGCCTCGGCGCATCCCGAGCGGGTGGACCGGCTGACCCTGGTCGCACCGGCCTTCCTCCAGCCCGCGCCGAGCCTGCCGACCAGGCTGGTGCCGCTGACCGCGGCGTACCTCCGGTTCGTGACCGCGTCGGCGCTGTCGCGCACCCTGCTGGGCAGCGAGGAATTCGCCGACGCGTTGGAGAGCAGCGTCGTCGACCTGCGCCGGCCGGGCGTCGCACGCCGGATCGCGCGACTGCTCGCCCGAGGCGCGCGGCGGCGCACGCGCAGGGCACTGCGGCAGCGGCTGCTGGCCTTCACCGGCGAGGTCCATCTCGTCGTCGGCGAGCACGACCCGCTGTCACCGGAGGCGCTGGCGGCGCTGGGCGACCGACACCGGGTCACCACGATCCCGGGCGCCGGTCACCACCCGCAGCTCACCCACCCGGGCGAGCTGGCCGACGCGATCGGGACCACCGTCGCGTCGTCACTGCGGGCCGGCTGA
- a CDS encoding TetR/AcrR family transcriptional regulator, producing MNSHSRGSLSKGAATQQRMVESMLELVQVHGYAGSGLNTVLAHSGAPKGSLYFHFPEGKEQLGERAVGLAAERFETLITDALTAADPRSSAGSVVESVLEVLCRMLVESDFSVGCPVSVVALEMGVESERLRSACERAYESWIVPVADFLVSRGHGATAARATASSVISLVEGAMIVARARRDVQPMRDAARTLRTLLDLPPVPTEAGK from the coding sequence ATGAACTCCCACAGCAGGGGCTCCCTGAGCAAGGGCGCCGCGACCCAGCAGCGGATGGTCGAATCCATGCTCGAGCTGGTGCAGGTGCACGGCTACGCCGGCAGCGGCCTCAACACGGTGCTGGCGCACTCCGGGGCGCCGAAGGGCTCGCTCTACTTCCACTTCCCCGAAGGCAAGGAGCAACTCGGCGAGCGTGCCGTCGGGCTCGCGGCTGAGCGCTTCGAGACGTTGATCACCGACGCCCTCACGGCTGCCGACCCGCGGTCGAGCGCCGGGTCGGTCGTGGAGTCCGTACTCGAGGTGTTGTGCCGGATGCTGGTGGAGAGCGACTTCAGCGTCGGGTGCCCGGTGTCGGTGGTGGCGCTGGAGATGGGGGTCGAGAGTGAGCGGCTGCGCAGTGCCTGCGAGCGGGCCTACGAGAGCTGGATCGTCCCGGTCGCCGACTTCCTGGTCAGCCGCGGACACGGCGCGACCGCGGCGCGGGCGACCGCGTCGTCGGTCATCAGCCTGGTCGAGGGCGCGATGATCGTGGCGCGCGCCCGGCGCGACGTCCAGCCGATGCGGGACGCCGCGCGGACGCTGCGCACCCTGCTCGACCTTCCGCCGGTCCCGACGGAGGCCGGCAAGTGA
- a CDS encoding nitroreductase family protein, with the protein MDVDALRILEPLCWRAPSAHNTQPWRLDYRPGAVRVGWDPADTLPAADPTGRDLRLSLGAFVETCLIVGADLGVPLEFVADHCARDRRVGWLRTARRRYDSPFTAVQVQARRTHRGRFSTGPDARVVDAVDAVARQAGGSVRVVADGDLLARLLRTADQQLYADPAVVGELRSWLRLTPAHPDYRADGLTGRCLGLSPVEASGLRAALAAYPALRRLGLPRLLAAAAGNPLALGGAVLVLVGPPDLDDAAQLGFGRVLMRIWLTLHAAGLAAHPLSQLIDASATRTALGALLDVAPQRLLHVARVGCPVGPSARSARRVGGPG; encoded by the coding sequence GTGGACGTCGACGCGTTGCGCATCCTGGAACCGCTCTGCTGGCGGGCGCCGAGCGCGCACAACACCCAGCCCTGGCGGCTCGACTACCGCCCCGGGGCGGTCCGGGTGGGGTGGGACCCGGCGGACACCCTGCCGGCCGCCGATCCCACCGGGCGTGACCTGCGACTGTCCCTCGGCGCGTTCGTCGAGACCTGCCTGATCGTCGGCGCAGACCTGGGCGTGCCGCTGGAGTTCGTCGCGGACCACTGCGCCCGGGACCGCCGGGTCGGCTGGCTGCGCACCGCCCGGCGCCGCTACGACAGTCCCTTCACCGCGGTGCAGGTGCAGGCCCGGCGTACCCACCGGGGCCGGTTCTCGACCGGCCCGGACGCCCGGGTGGTGGACGCCGTCGACGCCGTCGCCCGGCAGGCCGGCGGGTCGGTCCGGGTCGTCGCGGACGGTGACCTGCTGGCACGCCTGCTCAGGACGGCGGACCAGCAGTTGTACGCCGACCCGGCGGTGGTCGGCGAGCTGCGGTCGTGGCTGCGGCTGACCCCGGCGCACCCGGACTACCGCGCCGACGGTCTGACCGGCCGCTGCCTCGGCCTGTCCCCGGTCGAGGCGAGCGGACTGCGGGCGGCGTTGGCGGCGTACCCGGCGCTGCGCCGGCTGGGGCTGCCCCGGCTGCTCGCCGCGGCGGCCGGCAACCCGCTCGCGCTCGGCGGCGCGGTGCTCGTCCTGGTCGGGCCGCCGGACCTGGACGACGCGGCGCAGCTCGGGTTCGGTCGGGTGCTGATGCGGATCTGGCTGACCCTGCACGCGGCCGGGCTGGCGGCGCATCCGCTCAGCCAGCTCATCGACGCGTCCGCCACCCGTACCGCGCTCGGCGCGTTGCTGGACGTGGCGCCGCAGCGGCTGCTGCACGTGGCCCGGGTCGGCTGCCCGGTGGGTCCGTCGGCGCGCTCGGCCCGCCGGGTCGGCGGGCCGGGATAG
- a CDS encoding GNAT family N-acetyltransferase encodes MTGHRFERVVDRRGLRDFVTLTDRVYADEPRHVPTPRQQIRRWWRDGVPMYVLRDGSGAVVGRSTLHTDAAFDAKVGRRCQLFGLTEFTAPAARPLFEALAARAGADREALFGPVALLPNQAGGVITSGYADRGFIDSAWNPPRYVTAYESYGFHRRFESDTWICPVPDGGEDAVGGTDPDGAELRVHRGDVRRLDEQLDLLRELLNASFAQLGYYTEISARQLRRQTDGLAYLLDESLLLYLTRAGQPVAFVLCVPDISEYVVRVRGDLHLLHQLRLLATRRRYRREAVLIVKGVLPRYQGRGYQRLLSAELRRNLHTGGYTTLRSTYVGRDNPASAAQYRALGGRPLHGYTFYEKAL; translated from the coding sequence ATGACCGGCCACCGCTTCGAACGGGTGGTCGACCGGCGCGGCCTGCGTGACTTCGTCACGCTCACCGACCGGGTGTACGCCGACGAGCCGCGGCACGTGCCCACACCGCGCCAGCAGATCCGGCGGTGGTGGCGCGACGGCGTGCCGATGTACGTGCTGCGCGACGGCTCCGGGGCGGTGGTGGGCCGCAGCACGCTGCACACCGACGCCGCCTTCGACGCGAAGGTGGGCCGCCGCTGCCAACTGTTCGGGCTCACCGAGTTCACCGCGCCGGCGGCGCGGCCGCTGTTCGAGGCGCTCGCCGCGCGGGCCGGCGCCGACCGGGAGGCGCTGTTCGGTCCGGTGGCGCTGCTGCCCAACCAGGCCGGCGGCGTCATCACCTCCGGGTACGCCGACCGGGGTTTCATCGACAGCGCCTGGAACCCGCCGCGGTACGTGACCGCCTACGAGTCGTACGGCTTCCACCGGCGGTTCGAGTCGGACACCTGGATCTGCCCGGTGCCGGACGGCGGCGAGGACGCCGTCGGGGGCACCGACCCGGACGGCGCGGAACTGCGGGTGCACCGGGGCGACGTCCGTCGGCTCGACGAGCAGCTCGACCTGTTGCGGGAGCTGCTGAACGCGTCGTTCGCCCAGCTCGGCTACTACACCGAGATCTCCGCCCGGCAGCTGCGCCGGCAGACCGACGGCCTGGCGTACCTGCTGGACGAGTCACTGCTGCTGTACCTGACCAGGGCGGGACAGCCGGTGGCGTTCGTGCTGTGCGTGCCGGACATCAGCGAGTACGTGGTCCGGGTCCGGGGCGACCTGCACCTGCTCCACCAGCTGCGGCTGCTGGCGACCCGACGCCGGTACCGGCGGGAGGCGGTGCTGATCGTCAAGGGCGTGCTGCCCCGGTACCAGGGGCGCGGATACCAGCGGCTGCTCTCCGCCGAGCTGCGTCGCAACCTGCACACCGGCGGCTACACCACGCTGCGCAGCACCTACGTCGGCCGGGACAACCCGGCCTCGGCCGCGCAGTACCGGGCGCTGGGCGGCCGACCGTTGCACGGGTACACCTTCTACGAGAAGGCGCTGTAG
- a CDS encoding DUF4188 domain-containing protein, which produces MRTRDFSQAPAQARAGAMFIGATRYRGPLAILRLVPAWLRMVRDLRRMRGYRWHTVYWQFPFTLGTIAFFADRDAMLRFARSRHHRRLMVWVTDGDRNATGGFIRLYTAEPDGYSNGVWRAESPDMALIPTFTPLASETTGPAVRR; this is translated from the coding sequence ATGCGTACCCGTGACTTCTCCCAGGCCCCGGCGCAGGCGCGGGCCGGCGCCATGTTCATCGGCGCGACCCGCTACCGCGGCCCGCTGGCGATCCTGCGGCTCGTCCCGGCCTGGCTGCGGATGGTCCGCGACCTGCGCCGGATGCGCGGCTACCGCTGGCACACGGTCTACTGGCAGTTCCCGTTCACCCTCGGCACGATCGCCTTCTTCGCCGACCGCGACGCGATGCTGCGCTTCGCCCGCTCCCGGCACCACCGCAGGCTGATGGTCTGGGTCACCGACGGCGACCGCAACGCCACCGGCGGATTCATCCGCCTCTACACCGCCGAGCCCGACGGCTACTCCAACGGGGTGTGGCGGGCCGAGTCCCCCGACATGGCGCTCATCCCGACGTTCACCCCGCTGGCCTCGGAGACCACCGGACCGGCGGTGCGACGATGA
- a CDS encoding phenylacetate--CoA ligase family protein — MAQTLHRASDPRTVAVPGPTAGDRWRGAHLSVVTRVCGATIRLAGRRPVLWRWAARLHHPLVDRLAAAQARAVCALAARDVPAYRDFLRARPGAARRRLDDFPETDKDSYVVAYSAARRCRGGRLPARGVVVDESAGSSGRPFNWPRGERELRAVHQDIAGYTSLVFPMRRPFVINAYSMGAWATGTTTGTAMARIAVVKNTGPDLGKIVDTLREFGPDFDYLITAYPPFLKHLRDRLDAEGFAWARYRISASCGGEGMTEALRDYLEERFQRVRSAYGASDLTIGIGAETRFTVWLRRRLRTDADLRTALLGPDEQRLPMVFQYNPLTTYLETNQRRELLCTITSPDVLQPRLRYNVGDEALLVGHARILELARADAGRWAECRAALASERMTMPVLLLFGRRDSTVSYLGANLYPQDVEYGLYTSNPYAAEISRFCLSLVEDAALETRPVIHLELRRALPEADRAALAAACRNGVRRHLAQVSRDFAQSLTEDPTAGDLRVELHEPGGGPFAGQQKIKNVYLVG, encoded by the coding sequence ATGGCCCAGACGTTGCACCGAGCCTCCGATCCCCGCACGGTCGCCGTACCCGGCCCGACGGCCGGCGACCGCTGGCGCGGGGCGCACCTGTCGGTCGTCACCCGGGTGTGCGGCGCCACGATCCGCCTCGCCGGACGCCGTCCCGTCCTGTGGCGATGGGCGGCCCGGCTCCACCACCCGCTGGTGGACCGGCTCGCGGCGGCCCAGGCACGCGCGGTCTGCGCGCTCGCCGCGCGGGACGTGCCGGCGTACCGCGACTTCCTGCGCGCCCGGCCCGGCGCGGCCCGCCGGCGGCTCGACGACTTCCCGGAGACGGACAAGGACAGCTACGTCGTCGCCTACAGCGCCGCACGGCGCTGCCGGGGCGGCCGCCTGCCGGCGCGGGGCGTGGTGGTCGACGAGTCGGCGGGCTCGTCGGGCCGGCCGTTCAACTGGCCGCGCGGCGAGCGGGAACTGCGCGCGGTGCACCAGGACATCGCCGGCTACACCAGCCTGGTCTTCCCGATGCGCCGGCCGTTCGTCATCAACGCCTACTCGATGGGCGCGTGGGCGACCGGCACGACGACGGGCACCGCGATGGCGCGGATCGCGGTGGTGAAGAACACCGGGCCGGACCTCGGCAAGATCGTCGACACGCTGCGCGAGTTCGGCCCGGACTTCGACTACCTGATCACCGCGTACCCGCCGTTCCTCAAGCACCTGCGCGACCGGCTCGACGCCGAGGGCTTCGCCTGGGCGCGCTACCGCATCTCCGCCAGCTGTGGGGGAGAGGGGATGACCGAGGCGCTGCGCGACTACCTGGAGGAGCGCTTCCAGCGGGTCCGGTCGGCCTACGGCGCCTCGGACCTGACCATCGGCATCGGCGCGGAGACCCGGTTCACCGTGTGGCTGCGACGACGCCTGCGCACCGACGCCGACCTGCGCACGGCGCTGCTCGGCCCGGACGAGCAGCGGCTGCCGATGGTGTTCCAGTACAACCCGTTGACCACGTACCTGGAGACCAACCAGCGGCGGGAACTGCTCTGCACGATCACCAGCCCCGACGTGCTGCAACCGCGGCTGCGCTACAACGTCGGCGACGAGGCGCTGCTGGTCGGCCATGCGCGGATCCTCGAACTGGCCCGTGCCGACGCCGGACGCTGGGCGGAGTGCCGGGCGGCGCTGGCCAGCGAGCGGATGACCATGCCGGTGCTGCTGCTGTTCGGCCGCCGCGACTCGACCGTGTCGTACCTCGGGGCCAACCTCTACCCGCAGGACGTCGAGTACGGCCTGTACACCAGCAACCCGTACGCCGCCGAGATCAGCCGGTTCTGCCTGAGCCTGGTCGAGGACGCCGCCCTGGAGACCCGGCCGGTGATCCACCTCGAACTGCGGCGCGCGCTGCCCGAGGCGGACCGCGCCGCCCTCGCCGCCGCCTGCCGCAACGGGGTGCGACGGCACCTCGCGCAGGTCTCCCGCGACTTCGCGCAGTCGCTGACCGAGGACCCGACCGCCGGCGACCTGCGCGTCGAGCTGCACGAGCCCGGCGGCGGCCCGTTCGCCGGACAGCAGAAGATCAAGAACGTCTACCTGGTGGGCTGA
- a CDS encoding GGDEF domain-containing protein, with amino-acid sequence MDEVTLRALSLLEEAQAGGAAQALAVADSALRERTGEIGDGPAAMHFARVVALTRLGDLHAAIAAADLMLAAADRERSVGWRSCALSLRATRRLRLGDQDIAEHDIESILRDLVSAETALLTEEPDPVIAGNAHTGIAIGYAQLRLYELAAPQFQAAYEAACRAAYPDNGNRAMWLCNLAELHLMWALELYQVGQVAEAEKHTTAAEEYALRASAEASGPKADVWRLSASLFAACSRADRQDPVGAAADIPRYITLLRGCGLEEHQPELLLCRPFHAVALSRSGRPDEALRVIEDAVASLSPDTDWLISAALHRTHAVLLAANGSRDAAPGLTYGDALAELLWRQRHRWLHAAVTMQSYDVLRWQHERAERAAQTDPLTGVANRRGLDNFLHSLAGSGVAADPVAVLIVDIDRFKHINDSLGHATGDDVLRAVALVLTTSVRKGDFVARLGGDEFVAILPGADATAARQVAQRAVDAVADMTPWRARLSVGVASGLAYSLGETLAHADRAMYAAKRAGGNRTSCSQSAA; translated from the coding sequence ATGGATGAGGTGACCCTCCGGGCCCTGTCCCTCCTGGAGGAGGCGCAGGCCGGCGGCGCGGCCCAGGCGCTGGCGGTCGCCGACTCGGCGCTTCGGGAGCGCACCGGCGAGATCGGCGACGGTCCGGCGGCGATGCACTTCGCGCGCGTCGTAGCGTTGACCCGGCTGGGTGACCTGCACGCCGCCATCGCCGCCGCCGACCTGATGCTGGCCGCCGCCGATCGTGAACGCAGCGTCGGGTGGCGCTCCTGCGCGCTGTCGCTGCGCGCCACCCGGCGACTGCGCCTCGGCGACCAGGACATCGCCGAGCACGACATCGAGTCGATCCTGCGCGATCTGGTCAGCGCGGAGACCGCCCTGCTCACCGAGGAACCCGATCCGGTGATCGCGGGCAACGCCCACACCGGCATCGCGATCGGGTACGCCCAGCTGCGCCTCTACGAACTGGCCGCGCCCCAGTTCCAGGCGGCGTACGAGGCGGCCTGCCGGGCGGCGTACCCGGACAACGGCAACCGGGCGATGTGGCTGTGCAACCTGGCCGAGCTGCACCTGATGTGGGCGCTGGAGCTGTACCAGGTCGGTCAGGTCGCCGAGGCGGAGAAGCACACCACCGCCGCCGAGGAGTACGCGCTGCGGGCGTCGGCGGAGGCCTCCGGACCGAAGGCGGACGTGTGGCGGCTCTCGGCGTCGCTGTTCGCGGCGTGCTCCCGCGCCGACCGACAGGACCCGGTCGGCGCGGCGGCCGACATCCCCCGCTACATCACCCTGCTGCGCGGCTGCGGCCTGGAAGAGCACCAGCCCGAGCTGCTGCTGTGCCGGCCCTTCCACGCCGTCGCGCTCAGCCGCTCGGGGCGGCCGGACGAGGCGCTGCGGGTCATCGAGGACGCCGTCGCCTCGCTGTCCCCCGACACCGACTGGCTGATCTCGGCGGCGCTGCACCGCACCCACGCGGTGCTGCTCGCGGCGAACGGCTCACGCGACGCCGCGCCGGGGCTCACCTACGGCGACGCGCTCGCCGAACTCCTGTGGCGGCAGCGGCACCGCTGGCTGCACGCGGCGGTGACGATGCAGTCGTACGACGTCCTGCGGTGGCAGCACGAGCGGGCCGAGCGGGCGGCGCAGACGGACCCGCTCACCGGGGTGGCCAACCGCCGCGGCCTCGACAACTTCCTGCACAGCCTGGCCGGCTCCGGCGTCGCCGCCGATCCGGTCGCGGTGCTGATCGTGGACATCGACCGTTTCAAGCACATCAACGACTCGCTGGGGCACGCCACCGGCGACGACGTGCTACGGGCCGTGGCGCTGGTACTCACGACCAGCGTCCGGAAGGGCGACTTCGTGGCCAGGCTGGGCGGGGACGAGTTCGTCGCCATCCTCCCGGGAGCCGATGCGACGGCCGCGCGGCAGGTCGCCCAGCGGGCGGTGGACGCCGTGGCCGACATGACGCCCTGGCGGGCCCGACTCAGCGTCGGGGTCGCCAGCGGCCTGGCGTACTCCCTCGGCGAGACCCTGGCCCACGCCGACCGCGCGATGTACGCCGCGAAACGCGCGGGCGGGAACCGGACGAGCTGCTCGCAGAGCGCGGCGTAG
- a CDS encoding ThiF family adenylyltransferase encodes MRPRLKSLNTLTTDGTVVIYRRPTERIHLDDPGGGVRALVELLAQGAHEEADLPAELTRLGHPTTAEDVRDAIAALDDLRLLENADADPDAETLRRHESNLRFYDLYADLGRSSGDLHHRLAHSTVLVIGAGGLGGGVLQSLLGLGVARVRIVDFDTVEPKNLARQFVYGAGEIGRSKVAAAAAWARRYAPQTVVEAVEQEVTDAATIRALGADVDLVVLAADQPVGIQLMTNEACFDLGVPFIAGGFKLSTLFYWSVEPGHTPCRLCLELHRDDDLRGRDEWVRSGLRLEADPVNRTTGPVAQLLSGLIALEAQRYLARTEEPVAGGTYQTIEIGDRMRVDATGWERHPDCALCHRSADGGR; translated from the coding sequence GTGCGTCCCAGGCTGAAGTCTCTGAACACACTCACCACCGACGGCACGGTCGTCATCTACCGGCGGCCGACCGAGCGGATCCACCTCGACGACCCCGGCGGCGGCGTGCGGGCGCTGGTCGAGCTGCTGGCGCAGGGCGCCCACGAGGAGGCCGACCTGCCGGCCGAACTCACCCGCCTCGGCCACCCGACCACCGCCGAGGACGTCCGCGACGCCATCGCCGCGCTGGACGACCTGCGGCTGCTGGAGAACGCCGACGCCGACCCGGACGCGGAGACGCTGCGCCGGCACGAGAGCAACCTGCGCTTCTACGACCTCTACGCCGACCTCGGCAGGTCCAGCGGCGACCTGCACCACCGGCTCGCCCACTCCACCGTGCTGGTGATCGGGGCGGGTGGCCTCGGCGGCGGAGTCCTCCAGTCGTTGCTCGGGCTGGGCGTGGCACGGGTGCGGATCGTGGACTTCGACACGGTCGAGCCCAAGAACCTGGCCCGCCAGTTCGTCTACGGCGCGGGCGAGATCGGTCGGTCCAAGGTGGCCGCGGCCGCGGCCTGGGCCCGGCGGTACGCACCGCAGACGGTGGTCGAAGCCGTCGAGCAGGAGGTCACCGACGCCGCGACGATCCGCGCGCTCGGCGCCGACGTGGACCTCGTCGTGCTCGCCGCCGACCAGCCCGTCGGGATCCAGCTCATGACCAACGAGGCGTGCTTCGACCTCGGCGTGCCGTTCATCGCCGGTGGCTTCAAGCTCTCCACCCTGTTCTACTGGTCCGTCGAGCCCGGGCACACGCCCTGCCGACTCTGCCTGGAGCTGCACCGCGACGACGACCTGCGCGGACGCGACGAGTGGGTCCGCAGCGGGCTACGGCTGGAGGCCGACCCGGTGAACCGCACCACCGGGCCGGTGGCGCAACTGCTGTCCGGGCTCATCGCGCTGGAGGCGCAGCGCTACCTCGCCCGGACGGAGGAGCCGGTCGCCGGTGGCACGTACCAGACGATCGAGATCGGCGACCGCATGCGCGTCGACGCGACCGGCTGGGAGCGGCACCCCGACTGCGCGTTGTGCCACCGGAGCGCGGACGGTGGCCGGTGA
- a CDS encoding arsenate reductase ArsC: MSDKPSVLFVCVHNAGRSQMAAGWLRHLAGDAVEVRSAGSAPAETVNPAAVEAMREVGIDITDQTPKLLEYETAQSSDVIVTMGCGDACPVFPGKRYEDWKLEDPAGKGVEAVRPIRDDIRDRVRQLVRELVPGRA, translated from the coding sequence ATGAGCGACAAGCCCAGCGTCCTGTTCGTCTGCGTCCACAACGCCGGCCGTTCCCAGATGGCCGCCGGGTGGCTGCGCCACCTCGCCGGGGACGCCGTCGAGGTGCGCAGCGCCGGCTCCGCCCCCGCCGAGACGGTCAACCCCGCCGCGGTGGAGGCGATGCGGGAGGTCGGCATCGACATCACCGACCAGACCCCCAAGCTGCTGGAGTACGAGACGGCGCAGTCCTCCGACGTCATCGTCACGATGGGCTGCGGCGACGCCTGCCCGGTCTTCCCGGGCAAGCGCTACGAGGACTGGAAGCTCGAGGACCCGGCCGGCAAGGGCGTCGAGGCGGTGCGCCCCATCCGTGACGACATCCGTGACCGGGTGCGGCAGCTGGTCCGCGAACTCGTTCCCGGCCGGGCGTGA
- the arsB gene encoding ACR3 family arsenite efflux transporter — protein MTDIDQRGVGTSPVMARLSRLDQFLPIWIGLAMVAGLLLGRLVPGLNSALEAVKIGGISLPIALGLLIMMYPVLAKVRYDRLDTVTGDRRLLFSSLLLNWIVGPALMFALAWIFLADRPEYRTGLIIVGLARCIAMVIIWNDLACGDREAAAVLVALNSVFQVLAFGLLGWFYLTLLPQWLDLPGAELTVSGWDIAVNVLIFLGIPLLAGYLTRRLGERAKGRQWYEASFLPKIGPVALYGLLFTIVILFALQGDAITSRPWDVALIAVPLLVYFAVMWAGSYALGRAIGLNYERTTTLAFTAAGNNFELAIAVAIGTFGVTSGQALAGVVGPLIEVPVLVALVYVSLGLRRRLFPAVTAPSAVR, from the coding sequence ATGACCGACATCGACCAGCGCGGGGTCGGGACGTCCCCGGTGATGGCCCGGCTGTCCCGCCTCGACCAGTTCCTGCCGATCTGGATCGGCCTGGCGATGGTGGCCGGCCTGCTGCTCGGCCGTCTCGTTCCCGGCCTGAACAGCGCCCTGGAGGCGGTGAAGATCGGTGGCATCTCCCTGCCGATCGCCCTCGGCCTGCTGATCATGATGTACCCGGTGCTGGCCAAGGTGCGCTACGACCGCCTGGACACCGTCACCGGTGACCGGCGGCTGCTGTTCTCCTCGCTGCTGCTCAACTGGATCGTCGGCCCCGCGCTGATGTTCGCCCTGGCGTGGATCTTCCTGGCCGACCGGCCCGAGTACCGCACCGGCCTGATCATCGTCGGGCTGGCCCGCTGCATCGCCATGGTGATCATCTGGAACGACCTGGCGTGCGGTGACCGGGAGGCCGCCGCGGTGCTGGTCGCCCTCAACTCGGTGTTCCAGGTCCTCGCGTTCGGCCTGCTCGGCTGGTTCTACCTGACCCTGCTGCCGCAGTGGCTCGACCTGCCCGGCGCCGAACTGACCGTCTCCGGTTGGGACATCGCCGTCAACGTCCTGATCTTCCTGGGGATCCCGCTGCTCGCCGGTTACCTGACCCGCCGGCTCGGGGAGCGGGCCAAGGGCCGCCAGTGGTACGAGGCGAGCTTCCTGCCGAAGATCGGCCCCGTCGCCCTGTACGGCCTGCTGTTCACCATCGTCATCCTCTTCGCCCTCCAGGGCGACGCCATCACCTCCCGCCCCTGGGACGTGGCGCTGATCGCGGTGCCGCTGCTGGTCTACTTCGCCGTGATGTGGGCCGGCTCGTACGCGCTGGGCCGGGCGATCGGGCTGAACTACGAGCGGACCACCACCCTCGCGTTCACCGCCGCCGGCAACAACTTCGAACTGGCGATCGCCGTGGCCATCGGCACGTTCGGGGTGACCAGCGGCCAGGCCCTCGCCGGTGTGGTCGGCCCGCTGATCGAGGTGCCGGTGCTGGTCGCGCTGGTCTACGTCAGCCTCGGCCTGCGGCGTCGGCTCTTCCCCGCCGTCACCGCGCCGTCGGCGGTGCGGTGA